The Nakamurella antarctica genomic interval GAACACCCACCAACTCCACCACTACGTCGACTCGTCCAGGGGTGTCGCCGTTGCGCAGCAGCGCCAGCAGACCCCGACACACCACTTCCGGTCCCTGTGCCACCACCTCCACCCGACCGTCCGACAGGTTGCGGGCGGAGCCGACAAGGTGCAGTTCCAGCGCCCGCGCCCTCGTCCACCATCGGAAACCAACACCCTGCACGTGGCCGTGCACCCACATCGTCATCCGGATATCAGGGGGTGAGTCAGACACATCGGAGTCACCGGGACGGGCATTCACCATGCGCGAAAGACCACAAGACGTTCGGGGTCCACACTGATCACGGCAGACTCGCGTGGCGCATCGACCTCGCCATCGTGCGCGATCAGCAATGGGTTGCCCACCATCTTCAGCTCCAACCGGTCGGTGTGCAGGCAGCCGTACACACCGGAGCGCTCAACCTGGCCGACGAGGGATCCCAGCACCGCTCGCAATCTCGAATACTTCTTGTGGGCATAAATAAACTGCACGTCGATCTGCCCGTCAGACATCTGATCGCGGGTTGAAGAAACAAGACCTCGCGGCGTGTAATGACCATTTCCTACGAAGATGGTCCACAGTTTCATTGGGTTTCCGTTGACGACCACCTCGATGGGGGTGGCGCGCTTCAAGACCCGCGGCAGCGCGATCATCGCCGCCGGCCACTTGCCGAATTTGCCAGAAAGCCGGTCCCGCAGCCGAACCAGTTCCGGGTACATCCCCACCGACGCCGTATTCAGGAATGGCACCCCCTCGACCTCCGCCACATCGACAGCGCCCGCAACACCGGCCTCAACTGCCGCAGCTGTATCGGCAAAGCTGTTCAGCCCCAGTGCTTTTGCGAAGTGATTCAGGGTTCCGGCTGCAAAGACCGCCAGCGGGAGTTGATGTTCCAGCGCTACGCCTGCAACTGCCGCAACTGTGCCGTCACCTCCAGCCACTCCGAGGGCCACGACGTCGCCACCGATTCCTACCAGGTCCGCGATCGTCTCCGGTCCATCCTCGGGATCCCACTGGACGATGACTGCGCTGGGGAGTAGTTGTCTGATCTCGTCGGCGGCTCCGGTCGCAGAACCAGACGCTCGGTTCACTACGACGGTCAAACCTGCCCCCTGAGGCATCGCGGGAACGTTCGCCGGTAAAGAGTCTGCGGGTCCGTGTTCTCTCACCTCCCACAGTTTCTTTATCAAGACGGCAACTCCCGCCCCTACTGCTGCGCCGGCAATCACGTCGCTGCGGTAGTGCACTCCAACGTGAACTCTGGAGTAGGCAACCGCTGCCGCCAAGGGAACCACACCGATTGCGGCAAGGGGGAACTCCATAGCGGCGCCCACGGCAAAAGCTGCGGCCGATGCCGAATGGCCACTGGGGAAAGATGAAGTCCACGGCTTTTCGCCGATCCGGCGCGCCAACCGGGTGCGTTCTAGATCGGGCCTGCGGCGGCCCACCATCGGTTTCACCAAGCTGTTGCTCACAAAGCTGGCCCCCGCCAAGCTCGCGATACCGCGGAGCCCGGCTCGCCTGGGCTTACCACCCACGACGACACCCACCGCCGCGAGCCCGAGCCACAACTTGCCGTGGTTGGCGGACTGGGTGAGGAATTTGAGCGCTAAGTCGACTGCCCGGGGGGCCTCCGAGGCCGCCAAAACCGTATCGGGGTCTGGAACGGCGCCCCGTGGGTCGCGCATCGGATGCGCACCGGGTGTGGCATCACTGGCTTGCAGAGGCCCAGAACCTACTGTGGCGTGAGGAAACATTCTTCCAACTCTAAGCATCGGATCAGGCGTGGGCGTTACGCGGCCTGGGCTGACACGCTGGGCATCTGGAAGACGAGCGGTTCATGAATGCCTCACGAACAATCGGGGTGCCGCAGCGAGGGCACGGTTTACCTGCTTGGCCGTAAGCGTTCAGCGAACGGTCGAAGTAGCCGGATTCGCCGTTGACGCTGACATACAGTGCGTCAAAAGAAGTTCCACCTGCGAGTAACGCTTCCCGCATGACGATGCTGGCTTCAGTGATCACCGTGGCGGCCTGAGATTTCGTCATAGTGGCAGTGGCACGTGCGTAATGCAGTTTCGCCCGCCACAGCGCTTCGTCTGCGTAAATATTGCCAATTCCAGAGACCACGGTCTGGTCCAGCAGCGCGCGCTTGAGACCGGTATTTTTAGCTCGCAGGCGCGCGATCGCGGCGCCAAGATCGAAAGTTTCCTCCAACGGATCCTGCGCGATGTGCGCGATCTCCGGCGGCAACTCTGCTCCCCCGTGCGAATAAGCGAGGCCACCGAAGGTGCGTTGGTCGACGAAGTGGACCTCGGGCCCGTCGTCATGGAAAGAGAAGCGCACTCGTAGGTGCGGGGAATCTACGGTTGATCCCACTCGAAATTGGCCGCTCATCCCGAGATGCGCAATTACCGCGTCACCATCGTCGAGGGCAAACCACAGGTATTTTCCGCGCCGCCTAGCCGCCGTTACCGTCCGGCCCAGTAGCAGCGCGGTGAAGTCGGCGGGCCCGGCGACGTGCCGGCGGACGGCCCGGAGATTGAGGACCTCAACCCCACCAAGCGTGCGGCCCACGAGGTGATCATCTAGTCCGCGCCGGACGACCTCTACCTCGGGAAGTTCAGGCACCGACGGATTCGCTGGGTTCAGGCTGATCAGACTCGGACGATGCCGCAGGATGTTCCGAGCTCACCAGATCATCCGTAGGGACCTCATCCGTGGGGACTTC includes:
- a CDS encoding acylphosphatase; translation: MVNARPGDSDVSDSPPDIRMTMWVHGHVQGVGFRWWTRARALELHLVGSARNLSDGRVEVVAQGPEVVCRGLLALLRNGDTPGRVDVVVELVGVPKGPITGFVER
- a CDS encoding bifunctional phosphatase PAP2/diacylglycerol kinase family protein encodes the protein MRDPRGAVPDPDTVLAASEAPRAVDLALKFLTQSANHGKLWLGLAAVGVVVGGKPRRAGLRGIASLAGASFVSNSLVKPMVGRRRPDLERTRLARRIGEKPWTSSFPSGHSASAAAFAVGAAMEFPLAAIGVVPLAAAVAYSRVHVGVHYRSDVIAGAAVGAGVAVLIKKLWEVREHGPADSLPANVPAMPQGAGLTVVVNRASGSATGAADEIRQLLPSAVIVQWDPEDGPETIADLVGIGGDVVALGVAGGDGTVAAVAGVALEHQLPLAVFAAGTLNHFAKALGLNSFADTAAAVEAGVAGAVDVAEVEGVPFLNTASVGMYPELVRLRDRLSGKFGKWPAAMIALPRVLKRATPIEVVVNGNPMKLWTIFVGNGHYTPRGLVSSTRDQMSDGQIDVQFIYAHKKYSRLRAVLGSLVGQVERSGVYGCLHTDRLELKMVGNPLLIAHDGEVDAPRESAVISVDPERLVVFRAW
- the mutM gene encoding bifunctional DNA-formamidopyrimidine glycosylase/DNA-(apurinic or apyrimidinic site) lyase, which codes for MPELPEVEVVRRGLDDHLVGRTLGGVEVLNLRAVRRHVAGPADFTALLLGRTVTAARRRGKYLWFALDDGDAVIAHLGMSGQFRVGSTVDSPHLRVRFSFHDDGPEVHFVDQRTFGGLAYSHGGAELPPEIAHIAQDPLEETFDLGAAIARLRAKNTGLKRALLDQTVVSGIGNIYADEALWRAKLHYARATATMTKSQAATVITEASIVMREALLAGGTSFDALYVSVNGESGYFDRSLNAYGQAGKPCPRCGTPIVREAFMNRSSSRCPACQPRPRNAHA